From Phragmites australis chromosome 5, lpPhrAust1.1, whole genome shotgun sequence, a single genomic window includes:
- the LOC133917303 gene encoding protein STRUBBELIG-RECEPTOR FAMILY 5-like: MHSRTHLKRLLLCLAFCLLRLHAFPFPIPFLGPYTSQQDVDAINGLYAALGSPDLDGWTASGGDPCKEAWQGVQCDGPNITAIELRGAGLGGELSETLGDFTAVTILDLSNNHIGGAMPQSLPPRLQTLDLSSNSLSGELPDSMEKLRSLSALHVQGNQLTGTLDVLGDLPLKDLNVENNLFSGPIPEKLLSVPKFLRNGNHFTVPPIPGFSPTPATPPPLVPSPSPPSAPIILPNHVPAPAAPQEPQVLSGSHPPIYVIPATTQDEPPRHNNKLSQARAAGFSILAAGSLSIAVVAIVFAVSKRRRERSLHGGYRRGVEMSTPNWMREPPRLSAVAKPWKEHHSAAEEKIDSKDSIVSDKDVQGSSEGQPLQFPYTFFTVASLQQYTNSFSGQNLIRETCFGKIYVADHQGSKFAVMKLDGNSAKMPVAEFLKIVQGISELRHPNVEELVGCCVEHGQRLLVYKRFSDNTLDDMMHFEHRASDPAETLPWDARITVALEAAKALEYAEIILFVSVGCSDNCGDVYSFGVVMLQLLTGRRPYDRSRARGERHLVPWASPRLYDAAALTKMADPRLGGAPAVMSLSRFADVISRCTQEAEFRPGMSQVAQDLRRALDDARAGSGVAEA; encoded by the exons ATGCACAGCAGGACACACCTGAAGAGGCTACTCCTGTGCCTCGCCTTCTGCTTGCTGCGGCTGCATGCCTTCCCCTTCCCAATCCCGTTCCTTGGCCCGTACACGAGCCAACAAGACG TTGATGCGATCAACGGCCTGTACGCGGCCCTGGGCTCGCCGGACCTCGACGGCTGGACTGCGTCAGGAGGAGACCCCTGCAAGGAAGCATGGCAGGGGGTGCAGTGTGACGGCCCAAACATAACCGCAAT AGAGCTCCGAGGTGCAGGCCTGGGAGGGGAGCTGAGTGAGACACTGGGAGATTTCACTGCCGTCACGATACT AGATCTGAGCAACAACCATATCGGCGGGGCGATGCCGCAGAGCTTACCGCCT CGTCTGCAGACCCT GGATCTTTCCTCGAATAGTCTCAGCGGCGAGCTCCCGGATTCGATGGAGAAGTTGAGATCACTATCAGCATT GCATGTGCAGGGCAATCAGCTAACTGGGACACTTGATGTGTTAGGGGACCTTCCCCTGAAAGATTT GAACGTAGAGAACAATCTTTTCTCAGGACCAATTCCAGAAAAGCTGCTCTCGGTTCCAAAATTTCT AAGAAATGGCAACCATTTCACCGTACCTCCGATCCCCGGATTCTCTCCAACTCCGGCGACGCCACCGCCGCTTGTACCATCTCCATCGCCTCCTTCTGCTCCTATAATTCTTCCAAACCATGTGCCAGCACCAGCTGCACCACAAGAGCCACAAGTCCTTTCTGGTTCACACCCTCCTATATATGTAATTCCAGCTACTACACAGGATGAACCACCGAGACACAACAACAAGCTCTCACAGGCGAGAGCTGCCGGATTCAGTATCCTCGCCGCCGGTTCACTTAGCATCGCTGTGGTTGCGATCGTGTTCGCGGTGTCCAAAAGGCGGCGGGAGAGATCTCTTCATGGAGGGTACCGGAGGGGTGTTGAGATGAGCACGCCAAACTGGATGAGGGAGCCTCCTAGACTAAGTGCAGTTGCCAAACCATGGAAAGAACATCATTCGG CTGCTGAAGAGAAGATAGA CAGCAAGGACAGCATTGTGTCAGATAAGGATGTGCAGGGCAGTTCAGAAGGCCAACCATTGCAATTCCCTTACACATTCTTCACAGTTGCATCCTTGCAGCAATACACCAACAGTTTCAGCGGTCAGAATCTGATAAGGGAGACGTGTTTCGGCAAAATTTATGTAGCAGATCACCAAGGAAGTAAG TTTGCAGTGATGAAGCTTGATGGTAACAGTGCAAAAATGCCGGTGGCTGAATTCCTGAAGATTGTTCAGGGCATCTCCGAGCTCCGGCACCCCAACGTCGAAGAACTTGTGGGGTGCTGCGTCGAGCACGGCCAGAGGCTGCTCGTCTACAAGCGCTTCAGCGACAACACTCTCGATGACATGATGCATTTCGAGCACCGGGCATCTGATCCTGCAGAGACGCTTCCGTGGGATGCTCGGATAACTGTGGCGCTCGAAGCCGCAAAAGCGCTGGAGTATGCCGAGATCATCTTGT TTGTTTCCGTGGGATGCTCGGATAACTGTGGCGACGTCTACAGCTTCGGCGTCGTGATGCTGCAGTTGCTGACCGGGCGCAGACCCTACGACAG GTCGCGGGCGCGGGGCGAGAGGCACCTGGTGCCATGGGCAAGCCCGCGGCTGTACGACGCCGCCGCGCTGACGAAGATGGCCGACCCGCGGCTCGGCGGCGCGCCGGCGGTCATGTCGCTGTCGCGCTTCGCGGACGTCATCAGCCGGTGCACACAG GAGGCGGAGTTCCGGCCTGGGATGTCGCAGGTGGCGCAGGACCTGCGGCGCGCGCTGGACGACGCGCGGGCGGGGAGCGGCGTCGCGGAAGCTTAG